A stretch of the Oncorhynchus mykiss isolate Arlee chromosome 23, USDA_OmykA_1.1, whole genome shotgun sequence genome encodes the following:
- the LOC110502367 gene encoding cullin-9 isoform X4, whose protein sequence is MVGERRNGNLLVQLGTKLQAYPEELIRQRRTHDGQTEYLIRWCLLAIDDGSGSGGGSNEAGGGGGSSSGVGGSTSGESKTENILMWMSTEDVYANCPTLLGKRKADTQRPLQEEERPSGEFPADVTFDEVELSDMKDDVKNLVTRARKQMAKKSDFAISITHTIHVLSAYASIGSLVGVFKETGALDLLMELLCNKERQTRRSAGKMLRALASHDAGSRAYVLLSLSQQDGIEQHMDFDNRYTLLELFAETTSSEEHGISFEGIHLPQIPGKLLFSLVKRYLCVTSLMDKLNTAGVESSSERQDAAGSSSGTGHQPENLRVQREFEFTMAMANLISELVRVMGWDRNRQPPQAAGLVQGSACGEDQEDEPPRRVVRSIFQPRFSASASASPATAAASNMAATTPPKKKTSNGFKTRTDFASRSAYVEYVQENLKSGMLVRMLEDYEEVSAGDEGDFRYSNDGSPPVQVYWTSLSRTYWVHWHMVEILGTGTSGQGEKDAQEKASSLTETIKLTTVSQTLFSKPPGGLYSLPYLAEGLQSDAATLSRAEWWEVLFFIKKLEPKQQQEINNLLRQSLDEQMSDVDEATLIQLSVPGEVARKMLHYLKQTLQNSCLWDLLCSHAFSKHYLRRGGGGLEDDELLPDGSLESSGLGGGRGNSSSDATAAASSSSAMGSLSKKPKKESPTDYCSDTESELPMEDESNYPEDLKEKMKVFNNPKVQGKKTALEKLGEVVDIMKKIGSDPVQQLAGIKFIIQVLEDEGPQERSTLRTDAVQTIRDKVLKLLVEILSGQPKENVVSTLRLTRALMVKYEWRVSFATEGGVKAILSCMQEYPTVPQVQQVALATLMVITGASKHDLGSMSSCYLPLSESGTPMMLGVFASIGSATAEGSKGLLAAIPAGIELMLNTPSCMLSVRNGLLVIIMLISSSKSLAEQLVACDVSAVLKKCLAASRPVNMLAIIALNHISMVHKLEKKESKDELDFKDTELKMLVVSLKEMTATKEVILTLEQLLCDDASQLEEERNQVTRSRETYQDLVRLMDQHRADRAAQLSILRILNKFLDNYLEDLLPWHESIEPCLSSMTAFINDREVVQLLIRFLYRLASVNKDYAVVMCRLGTKDALVKALDKHSINLLLVTELRDLITDCEKYASLYKKMTTSVLAGCIQMVLGQIEEHRRSHQPINIPFFDIFLRNLCQGSSVELKEDKCWEKVEVSSNHHRANKLTDKNPKTYWESNGCTGSHFINIYMHKGVVIRQLAVLVASEDSSYMPARMVVLGGDDPTNINTELNTVNVPPSANRIVLLENMTRFWSIVQIRIKRCQQGGIDTRVHGFEVLGPKPTFWPVFKEQLCCRTYLFYTTKAHTWCQEILEDKAQLLQLFNKLNSALRHEQMFADRFLPDAEAAEALGRTCWEALITPIVQSITISETQVLSPLSWLLSEYLDNAESARRCKSRAAIFNSRVRRLTHLLVHVDTSRVDTEELKPPIKCKGINRSKDLKNGKEGKNKDAAAVSSSSSSNSVKPKMKNTSSIAGIALCWQGVVQRQVKKFLDSTCSLPDFVERYRNMYLRLKNAMEELFGQQTAFVLALRHGFSAALLQLSILTAMHVSERFAQYIDLMIQESGVDSGNVETLNQLQQFLEPMLFLSGLELANTFEHFYRYYLGDRLLGQGKVWLESAVIMQIGTCFPNRFPQQMLKNLSESEELQQEFHLYRLQQLDKTLQDVDEEMMDDQPSEPEEESEVKVLILSPRCWAVSSPCYMDNHSRYFPKQLCTYLAEFTDFYSNSQCMYNLTHSKPRRLQWTWLGHAELRYGTCTLYVSTLQMYILLQFNHQADVSVEALQQATGLSPTMLAHALSPLIAGKGILTQDSPDNNLVKGVLRLNKKALSQSLENHSYCYLLPKQTYLNVDEDAARSLERKRNFIYCLIIQIMKAEKEMHIDNLVFRVLDTCQKREVTRSPGSVRFSCSTTDVLSCVMHVISKGYIRRNEDSPHIVEFLPEDPSTPQKGQAHFSFSKAELKNNPSSSNADISLEGIIAAPPSAEDGVLEAVLLSMGRTMNQEEVRQLMQRTVQQVSGTLSLDLDWAEHLLVHCKWNVDVLIQRYTDDPDSLVLAAGLKGLNPQPPPSHVASCPVCLISQTGEAEPAPTLCCMHYCCRSCWQEYLTARIEQNLVMNCNCPITDCRAQPTSQFFFNILTDKDTIAKYENALLRGYVECCSNLTWCTNPLGCDQILCKENIGSMGTCSKCCWSSCFSCNFPEAHYPASCSHMSQWMDDGGYYEGMTMEAQSKHLAKLISKRCPSCQAQIEKNEGCLHMTCAKCNHGFCWRCLKPWKPTHKDYYNCSAMVSKAARQEKKFQDYNERCTFHNQAKDFAINLESKVSSINEALQMKSLTFVIDACKVLAQARKVLAYSCVYSYYNQDTEKMDVMEQQMEALELHTNALQILLEETLLQCTDLASCVRLLKPEHLNTGLELIRRIQERLVAILQHSTQQIIRVSSCLVSPNTGLSSGLQLQNGTGTGICSSFKSL, encoded by the exons ATGGTAGGCGAACGCCGCAACGGGAACCTACTTGTCCAGCTGGGCACGAAGCTGCAGGCCTATCCAGAGGAGTTGATCCGGCAGCGGCGGACTCACGATGGCCAGACAGAGTACTTGATCCGCTGGTGCCTGCTGGCCATAGACGACGGTAGTGGCTCAGGTGGAGGGAGCAATGAGgcaggaggaggtgggggaaGCAGTTCAGGGGTGGGCGGCTCAACCTCAGGCGAGAGCAAGACGGAGAACATACTGATGTGGATGTCAACGGAGGATGTCTACGCCAACTGCCCCACTCTACTGGGCAAGCGCAAGGCAGACACCCAGCGGCCcctccaggaggaggagaggcccaGTGGAGAGTTCCCTGCTGATGTCACCTTTGACGAGGTGGAGCTCTCAGACATGAAGGACGATGTCAAGAACTTGGTCACGAGGGCCCGCAAACAGATGGCCAAGAAGAGCGACTTTGCCATcagcatcacacacaccatccacGTGCTTAGTGCCTACGCCAGCATCGGCTCACTGGTGGGCGTCTTCAAGGAGACCGGTGCCCTGGACCTGCTCATGGAGCTGCTCTGCAACAAAGAGCGACAAACCCGCCGAAGTGCTGGGAAGATGCTCCGGGCTCTGGCCTCTCATGACGCAG GGAGCCGTGCCTATGTGCTCCTGTCCCTCAGCCAGCAGGACGGTATTGAGCAGCACATGGACTTTGACAATCGCTACACCCTCCTGGAGCTGTTTGCAGAGACCACCTCCTCTGAGGAACATGGCATCTCTTTTGAGGGGATCCACCTCCCTCAG ATCCCAGGGAAGCTGCTGTTCTCCCTGGTGAAGCGCTACCTGTGTGTGACGTCCCTGATGGACAAGCTCAACACGGCAGGGGTGGAGTCGAGCTCTGAGCGGCAAGACGCAGCAGGCTCCTCCTCAGGGACAGGCCACCAGCCGGAGAACCTGCGTGTCCAACGAGAGTTTGAGTTCACCATGGCCATGGCTAACCTCATCTCTGAGCTGGTGCGCGTCATGGGCTGGGACCGCAACCGGCAGCCGCCACAGGCAGCCGGCCTGGTCCAGGGCAGCGCCTGCGGGGAGGACCAGGAGGATGAGCCGCCCCGCCGTGTGGTGCGTTCTATCTTCCAGCCTCGCTTCTCTGCCTCTGCTTCTGCCTCTCCTGCCACTGCTGCCGCCTCTAACATGGCAGCCACCACACCACCCAAGAAGAAGACCAGCAACGGCTTCAAGACGCGCACAGACTTCGCCAGCCGCTCGGCTTATGTGGAATATGTGCAGGAAAACCTGAAGAGCGGCATGCTGGTCCGTATGTTGGAGGATTATGAGGAGGTCAGCGCTGGTGATGAGGGGGATTTCCGCTACAGTAATGATGGCTCGCCACCAGTGCAG GTGTACTGGACCTCCCTGTCTCGAACCTACTGGGTGCACTGGCACATGGTTGAGATCCTGGGCACTGGCACTAGTGGACAGGGTGAGAAAGACGCCCAGGAGAAGGCCTCCTCTCTGACTGAGACCATCAAGCTCACGACTG TGAGTCAGACATTATTCTCCAAGCCTCCTGGTGGGCTGTACTCGTTGCCTTACCTGGCTGAGGGGCTGCAGTCTGACGCCGCCACCCTGAGCAGGGCCGAGTGGTGGGAAGTGCTCTTTTTCATCAAGAAGCTGGAACCAAAGCAACAGCAGGAGATCAACAACCTCCTGCGTCAGAGCCTCGATGAACAG aTGTCAGACGTAGACGAGGCCACTCTTATCCAGCTGTCGGTGCCAGGCGAAGTGGCCCGGAAGATGCTCCACTACCTGAAGCAGACCCTGCAGAACTCATGTCTGTGGGACCTGCTCTGCTCCCATGCCTTCTCTAAACACTACCTGCGGCGTGGTGGGGGAGGCCTGGAAGACGATGAGCTGCTGCCTGACGGCTCCCTCGAATCCTCTGGCCTGGGTGGAGGACGGGGCAACTCCTCATCTGATGCCACCGCCGccgcctcttcctcctctgccATGGGCTCATTGTCCAAGAAGCCCAAGAAGGAGAGTCCTACGGACTATTGCTCCGACACAGAGTCTGAATTGCCCATGGAAGATGAGTCTAACTACCCAGAAGATCTGAAGGAAAAGATGAAAG TGTTTAACAACCCCAAGGTGCAGGGCAAGAAGACAGCCCTGGAGAAGCTGGGGGAGGTGGTTGACATCATGAAGAAGATTGGCTCAGATCCAGTCCAGCAGCTGGCTGGGATCAAGTTCATCATCCAGGTCCTAGAGGATGAGGGGCCTCAGGAGAGAAGCACCCTCAGGACGGACGCTGTCCAGACCATACG ggaTAAAGTCCTGAAGCTTTTGGTCGAGATACTGAGTGGGCAGCCCAAGGAGAACGTGGTCAGCACCCTGCGTCTCACCCGCGCCCTCATGGTCAAGTACGAGTGGAGGGTCTCCTTTGCCACTGAAGGTGGCGTCAAAGCTATCCTCTCCTGTATGCAGGAATACCCCACTGTCCCACAGGTCCAGCAAGTTGCTCTGGCT ACTCTGATGGTTATCACAGGTGCCAGTAAGCATGATCTGGGCAGTATGAGCAGCTGTTATCTTCCTCTCTCTGAGTCTGGCACACCCATGATGCTCGGGGTCTTTGCCAGTATTGGCTCTGCCACCGCCGAGGGCTCCAAGGGACTGCTGGCTGCAATCCCCGCTGGCATTGAACTGATGCTCAACACACCTAG ctGTATGTTATCGGTGAGGAACGGTCTGTTGGTGATCATCATGCTGATCTCCAGTAGTAAGAGCCTGGCGGAACAGCTGGTGGCCTGTGATGTCAGCGCTGTGCTCAAGAAGTGCCTCGCAGCCTCGCGGCCAGTGAACATGCTGGCCATCATTGCCCTCAACCACATTTCCATGGTCCACAAGCTGGAGAAAAAAG AGTCAAAGGATGAGTTGGACTTCAAGGACACAGAgctgaagatgctggtggtgagCCTGAAGGAGATGACGGCAACCAAGGAGGTGATCCTGACGCTGGAGCAGCTGCTGTGCGACGACGCCTCCCAGCTAGAGGAGGAGCGCAACCAGGTGACCCGCAGCCGAGAGACCTACCAGGACCTGGTGCGCCTCATGGACCAGCACCGAGCTGACCGGGCCGCGCAGCTCTCCATCCTCAG AATATTGAACAAGTTCTTGGACAATTACCTGGAGGATCTGCTTCCATGGCATGAGAGCATAGAACCATGCTTGTCTTCTATGACCGCATTCATCAATGACCGTGAG GTGGTCCAGCTGCTCATTCGCTTCCTGTATCGCCTGGCCTCTGTGAACAAAGACTATGCCGTAGTGATGTGTCGTTTGGGCACGAAGGACGCCCTGGTCAAGGCGCTAGACAAGCACAGTATCAACCTGCTGTTGGTCACAGAGCTGCGGGACTTGATCACAGACTGTGAGAAGTACGCCAGTCTCTACAAGAAAATGACCACCAGCGTTCTGGCTGGTTGCATACAG ATGGTTTTGGGCCAAATAGAGGAGCATCGGCGAAGCCACCAACCAATTAACATCCCCTTCTTTGACATCTTTCTGCGCAATCTGTGCCAag GATCTAGTGTGGAACTCAAGGAGGACAAGTGCTGGGAGAAAGTGGAGGTTTCCTCTAATCACCATCGAGCCAACAAGCTCACAGACAAGAACCCTAAAACGTACTGGGAGTCCAATGGCTGCACAGGTTCCCATTTTATCAACATCTACATGCACAAGGGGGTGGTGATTAG GCAATTGGCAGTGCTTGTGGCCAGTGAAGACTCCAGCTATATGCCTGCCCGCATGGTAGTACTTGGAGGAGACGACCCCACAAACATCAACACAGAGCTGAACACA GTCAATGTGCCTCCTTCAGCCAATCGCATTGTGTTGCTGGAGAACATGACCCGCTTCTGGTCCATTGTGCAGATCAGGATCAAGCGGTGTCAGCAG GGTGGCATTGACACAAGGGTCCACGGCTTTGAGGTGCTGGGACCCAAGCCCACCTTCTGGCCCGTGTTCAAGGAGCAGCTCTGCTGTCGCACCTACCTCTTCTACACCACTAAGGCCCACACCTGGTGCCAGGAGATCCTGGAGGACAAGGCCCAGCTGCTGCAGCTCTTCAACAA ACTGAACAGCGCTCTGCGACATGAGCAGATGTTTGCTGATCGTTTCCTGCCTGATGCCGAGGCAGCGGAGGCTCTGGGACGTACCTGCTGGGAGGCCCTCATCACCCCCATCGTACAGAGCATCACCATCTCGG AGACCCAAGTCCTCAGTCCCCTCTCCTGGCTGCTCAGTGAGTACCTTGACAACGCAGAGTCAGCCAGGCGCTGCAAGAGCCGGGCAGCCATCTTCAACTCCCGCGTCCGTCGCCTCACCCACCTACTGGTTCATGTGGATACCAGCAGAGTGGACACAGAGGAGCTCAAGCCGCCCATCAAGTGCA AAGGTATCAACCGAAGCAAAGATTTAAAGA ATggaaaagagggaaagaacaaagATGCAGCcgctgtctcctcttcctcctcctccaactctGTCAAGCCGAAGATGAAGAACACCAGCAGTATTGCAGGGATAGCACTGTGTTGGCAGGGCGTTGTACAGAGACAG GTTAAGAAGTTTTTGGACTCTACGTGCAGCCTGCCAGACTTTGTGGAGCGCTACAGGAACATGTACCTCCGTCTGAAGAATGCCATGGAGGAGCTGTTTGGCCAACAGACAGCATTTGTGCTGGCTCTCCGCCACGGCTTCTCTGCTGCTCTCCTACAGCTCTCCATCCTCACTGCCATGCAC GTGAGCGAGCGGTTTGCCCAGTACATCGACTTGATGATCCAGGAGAGTGGAGTGGACTCTGGCAACGTGGAGACTCTTAACCAGTTGCAGCAATTCCTAGAACCCATGCTCTTCCTCTCCGGCCTGGAGCTGGCCAACACCTTTGAGCACTTTTACAG GTACTACCTGGGTGACAGGCTGCTAGGCCAGGGCAAGGTGTGGCTGGAGAGTGCTGTCATAATGCAGATAGGCACCTGCTTTCCCAACCGCTTCCCCCAGCAGATGCTGAAGAACCTGAGTGAGTCTGAGGAGCTGCAGCAGGAGTTCCACCTCTACCGCCTCCAGCAGCTGGACAAGACCCTTCAGGATGTCGACGAGGAG ATGATGGATGATCAGCCATCAGAGCCTGAGGAGGAGAGTGAGGTGAAGGTGCTGATCCTGTCTCCTCGCTGCTGGGCTGTCTCCTCCCCCTGCTACATGGACAACCACAGCAGATACTTCCCCAAGCAGCTCTGCACCTACCTGGCAGAGTTTACGGACTTCTACTCTAACA GCCAGTGCATGTACAATCTGACCCACAGTAAGCCCCGGCGTCTACAGTGGACCTGGCTGGGCCATGCAGAGCTGCGCTACGGCACCTGCACTCTCTACGTCTCCACCCTGCAGATGTACATCCTCCTGCAGTTCAACCACCAAGCG GATGTATCTGTGGAGGCTCTTCAGCAGGCCACAGGCCTCTCCCCGACAATGCTGGCCCATGCTCTGTCTCCCCTCATAGCAGGGAAGGGCATTCTCACCCAAGACAGCCCTGACAACAATCTTGTGAAGG GAGTCCTGAGATTGAACAAAAAAGCTCTGTCTCAGAGTTTGGAAAACCACAGCTATTGCTACCTGCTGCCCAAGCAGACGTACCTGAATGTGGATGAGGATGCTGCCCGCTcgctggagaggaagaggaacttCATCTACTGCCTCATCATCCAGATCATGAAGGCTGAGAAAGAGATGCACATAGACAACCTGGTGTTCAGA GTGTTGGACACGTGTCAGAAGCGGGAGGTGACTCGTTCCCCGGGCTCAGTTCGTTTCAGCTGCAGCACTACAGACGTGCTGTCCTGCGTCATGCATGTCATCAGCAAGGGCTACATCAGGCGCAACGAGGACAGCCCCCACATCGTGGAGTTCCTGCCTGAGGACCCCTCCACTCCCCAGAAGGGCCAAGCGCATTTCTCCTTCAGCAAGGCTGAGCTGAAGAATAACCCCAGCAGCAGCAACGCTGACATCAG CCTGGAAGGCATCATTGCAGCCCCTCCGAGTGCAGAAGATGGAGTCCTGGAGGCTGTCCTATTGTCCATGGGCCGGACCATGAACCAGGAGGAAGTCCGGCAGCTGATGCAGCGCACCGTCCAGCAGGTCTCTGGCACTCTGAGTTTGGACCTGGACTGGGCTGAGCACCTGTTGGTCCACTGCAAGTGGAACGTGGATGTGCTGATCCAGCGTTACACAGACGACCCAGACTCCCTGGTTTTGGCTGCCGGGCTAAAGGGCCTGAACCCCCAGCCGCCCCCTAGCCATGTGGCCAGCTGCCCCGTGTGCCTCATCTCCCAAACAGGGGAGGCAGAGCCTGCCCCCACCCTCTGCTGCATGCACTACTGTTGCCGG TCTTGCTGGCAGGAGTACCTCACAGCCAGGATTGAGCAGAACCTGGTGATGAACTGCAACTGTCCAATCACAGACTGCCGTGCGCAACCTACTTCTCAGTTCTTCTTCAACATCCTGACCGACAAAGACACCATTGCCAAG TATGAGAACGCGCTCCTCCGGGGCTACGTGGAGTGCTGCTCCAACTTGACCTGGTGCACCAACCCCCTGGGCTGTGACCAGATCTTGTGCAAGGAGAACATCGGCAGCATGGGAACCTGCTCAAAGTGCTGCTGGTCCTCCTGCTTTAGCTGCAACTTCCCAGAG GCTCATTACCCAGCCAGCTGCAGTCACATGTCCCAGTGGATGGACGATGGTGGCTACTACGAGGGTATGACCATGGAAGCCCAAAGTAAGCACCTTGCCAAACTCATCTCCAAACGCTGCCCCAGCTGCCAGGCCCAGATAGAGAAGAACGAAGGCTGCCTTCA TATGACCTGTGCCAAATGTAACCATGGATTTTGCTGGAGGTGTCTCAAGCCATGGAAACCAACCCACAAAGATTACTACAACTGCTCAGCTATG GTGAGTAAAGCAGCAAGGCAGGAAAAGAAGTTCCAAGACTACAACGAGAGATGCACTTTCCACAACCAGGCCAAGGACTTTGCCATCAATCTGGAGAGCAAAGTCTCCTCCATCAATGAAGCCCTCCAAATGAAGTCATTGACATTTGTTATTGATGCCTGCAAAGTACTTGCTCAAGCTCGCAAG GTGCTGGCCTACTCGTGTGTGTACAGCTACTACAACCAGGACACAGAGAAGATGGATGTGATGGAGCAGCAAATGGAAGCCCTGGAGCTTCACACCAATGCTCTACAGATCCTACTGG AGGAGACCCTGTTGCAGTGTACTGATCTAGCGTCCTGCGTCCGTCTCCTGAAGCCTGAGCACCTCAACACTGGCTTGGAACTCATCCGCCGCATTCAGGAGCGTCTGGTGGCCATTCTACAACACTCGACCCAG CAAATCATTAGGGTTTCCTCCTGTCTGGTCTCTCCAAACACAGGACTTTCGAGTGGGCTACAACTCCAAAACGGGACAGGAACAGGAATCTGCTCAAGCTTCAAATCTCTCTAA